Proteins from a single region of Symphalangus syndactylus isolate Jambi chromosome 12, NHGRI_mSymSyn1-v2.1_pri, whole genome shotgun sequence:
- the LOC134734411 gene encoding claudin-6-like translates to MASGRMQILGVVLTLLGWVNGLVSCALPMWKVTTFIGNSIVVAHVVWEGLWMSCVVQSTGQMQCKVYNSLLALLQDPQAPCALCVIVLLVALFGFLVYLAGAKCTTCVEEKDSKARLMLTSGIVFVISGVRTLIPVCWTVHAIIQDFYNPLVAEAQKRELGASLYLGWAASGLLLLGGGLLCCTCPSGGVPGPQPLHGPLLNICPCHLSGAL, encoded by the coding sequence ATGGCCTCTGGCAGAATGCAGATCCTGGGAGTCGTCCTGACACTGCTGGGCTGGGTGAATGGCCTGGTCTCCTGCGCCCTGCCCATGTGGAAAGTGACCACTTTCATCGGCAACAGCATCGTGGTGGCCCACGTGGTGTGGGAGGGCCTGTGGATGTCCTGCGTGGTGCAGAGCACTGGCCAGATGCAGTGCAAGGTGTACAACTCACTGCTGGCGCTGCTGCAGGACCCGCAGGCTCCATGTGCTCTCTGTGTCATTGTCCTCCTCGTGGCCCTGTTCGGCTTCCTGGTCTACCTTGCTGGGGCCAAGTGTACCACCTGTGTGGAGGAGAAGGATTCCAAGGCCCGCCTGATGCTCACCTCTGGGATTGTCTTTGTCATCTCAGGGGTCCGGACGCTAATCCCAGTGTGCTGGACGGTGCATGCCATCATCCAGGACTTCTATAACCCCCTGGTGGCTGAGGCCCAAAAGCGGGAGCTGGGGGCCTCCCTCTACTTGGGCTGGGCGGCCTCAGGCCTTTTGTTGCTGGGTGGTGGGCTGCTGTGCTGCACTTGCCCCTCGGGGGGGGTCCCAGGGCCCCAGCCATTACATGGCCCGCTACTCAACATCTGCCCCTGCCATCTCTCGGGGGCCCTCTGA